A window from uncultured Desulfobacter sp. encodes these proteins:
- a CDS encoding ATP-binding protein — protein MRLLVPSLAYPIIGFVVLSILCTAMTMYLWGNRVMGENIKSTNRHHAQDQYALISDYIQNETRTMLRLARVYRESGQVIRETGHFIDSGGFDAHADHLPLKRVLVRLGIWDHMDDILVTDLEGRVMAHARYGLKSEVLTGWGIKDAIRSGEIILTTRSKTGWEIRAILPVFRDQTPIGLMVVIKKINTAFAKKLSRHFDCQISFAKPEGIVATSLPKESRITPDRELILKVLRQMKVEQKDHDTLSKIEYYIRLPIVDEIFCLIVVQDTSQSEILVRQTREATLWLSILLIAVFSSLGLVFAIKLIRPLQKLKERARDMAREYTGKEFSEVPGNEVVNLVHGFNSMADAIQRHIEYRRSMEAELERHRHRLEELVAKRTEGLNRANEALQGEIRERIRTERELLENKEKLETALSELKLTQAKMIQSEKMASVGQLAAGVAHEINNPTGFVKSNLSTLFDYQKHIAALLEAYADILALLQETMADTPALIGLSEAVDRINRMVTDADLDYLMEDIPDLIKESLEGLERIQGIVSALKDFSHPGNHKAMPADINQCLRSSLKVIWNELKYKAEVIEDYGILPMVTCDAQQIIQVFVNLLINAAQAIEDRGEIRITTRADGENVEIRISDTGTGISEKNIRQIFDPFFTTKEIGQGTGLGLHVVWDIINAQGGQIKVKSTEGKGTTFYIHLKQTPEQDIQAANGQKP, from the coding sequence ATGCGTCTTCTGGTTCCAAGCCTTGCGTATCCTATCATTGGATTTGTGGTGCTTTCTATATTGTGTACCGCCATGACCATGTATCTTTGGGGAAACCGGGTTATGGGAGAAAATATAAAATCCACAAACCGTCACCATGCCCAGGATCAATATGCCTTAATTTCTGATTACATCCAGAACGAAACCCGCACCATGTTACGGCTGGCCCGGGTTTACAGGGAATCTGGTCAGGTAATCAGAGAAACCGGCCACTTCATTGACAGCGGCGGATTTGATGCTCACGCCGATCATCTGCCGTTAAAGCGGGTCCTTGTCCGCCTGGGGATCTGGGATCATATGGACGATATCCTGGTGACGGACTTGGAAGGCCGGGTAATGGCCCATGCCAGATACGGGCTGAAGAGTGAGGTGCTGACGGGATGGGGAATTAAGGACGCTATCCGTAGCGGAGAAATTATTTTGACGACCCGTTCAAAAACAGGCTGGGAGATCCGTGCTATTTTACCAGTTTTCAGAGATCAAACGCCCATCGGACTCATGGTCGTTATCAAAAAAATCAACACTGCCTTTGCAAAAAAATTATCACGTCACTTCGATTGCCAGATTTCCTTCGCCAAACCAGAGGGTATCGTTGCAACTTCTTTGCCCAAGGAGAGCCGGATCACACCGGATCGGGAATTGATTTTAAAGGTGCTGCGGCAGATGAAGGTAGAACAGAAGGATCATGACACGCTTTCTAAAATAGAGTACTATATCCGACTACCCATTGTGGACGAGATTTTTTGTTTGATCGTGGTCCAGGACACCAGCCAATCGGAAATTCTGGTCCGTCAGACCCGTGAGGCCACTTTATGGTTGTCAATTCTTCTTATCGCGGTCTTTTCCAGTCTGGGTCTGGTCTTTGCCATAAAGCTGATTCGTCCTCTTCAGAAATTAAAGGAAAGGGCCAGGGATATGGCCAGGGAGTATACCGGCAAGGAATTTTCAGAAGTACCGGGAAATGAGGTTGTCAATCTGGTTCATGGGTTCAACAGCATGGCAGATGCTATCCAAAGGCATATCGAATACCGTAGGTCTATGGAAGCTGAGCTTGAGAGACACCGCCACAGGCTTGAGGAGTTGGTGGCCAAGAGAACTGAAGGGCTGAACCGGGCCAATGAAGCGCTGCAGGGAGAAATTCGGGAGAGAATCCGGACGGAAAGAGAGCTTCTGGAAAACAAGGAAAAGCTTGAAACTGCCTTGTCAGAGCTTAAGTTGACCCAGGCAAAGATGATTCAATCTGAGAAAATGGCTTCAGTGGGACAGCTAGCTGCAGGTGTGGCCCATGAGATTAACAACCCCACCGGGTTCGTCAAAAGCAATTTATCTACACTTTTTGATTACCAAAAGCATATCGCAGCCTTGCTTGAAGCCTACGCAGATATCCTGGCATTACTCCAGGAGACCATGGCAGATACTCCGGCCCTGATCGGATTGTCCGAGGCGGTTGACCGCATTAACCGGATGGTAACGGATGCGGATCTTGACTACCTTATGGAGGATATACCGGACTTGATAAAGGAGAGCTTAGAGGGGCTTGAACGAATCCAGGGCATTGTATCCGCCTTGAAAGATTTTTCTCACCCCGGAAATCATAAAGCAATGCCTGCTGATATCAATCAATGCCTTAGATCCAGTCTGAAGGTAATTTGGAATGAACTAAAGTACAAGGCTGAGGTTATTGAGGACTACGGTATACTGCCTATGGTGACCTGCGATGCCCAGCAGATCATTCAGGTTTTTGTCAACCTTTTGATTAATGCAGCCCAGGCCATTGAAGATAGAGGTGAGATCCGTATTACCACCCGGGCTGACGGGGAAAATGTGGAAATCCGTATTTCTGATACGGGGACGGGAATTTCTGAGAAGAACATCCGCCAGATTTTTGACCCTTTTTTTACCACTAAAGAAATTGGCCAGGGCACAGGGTTAGGTCTTCATGTTGTCTGGGACATTATTAATGCCCAGGGCGGACAAATCAAAGTTAAGAGCACAGAAGGAAAGGGAACGACTTTTTACATCCATCTTAAGCAAACCCCGGAACAGGATATTCAGGCGGCTAACGGACAAAAGCCGTGA